A DNA window from Candidatus Bathyarchaeota archaeon contains the following coding sequences:
- a CDS encoding TCP-1/cpn60 chaperonin family protein, translated as MAYMTGKPILILKEGTSRSRGRDARKSNILASRIIAEALKTTLGPRGMDKMLIDSLGDITITNDGATILDEIEVQHPAAKMMVEIAKAQDDEVGDGTTTAVVLAGELLSKAEELLEQNIHPSIIVSGYKKASEKALETLEKLAMKVDLEDRDTLMKLAMTSMRSKAVSQVASHFAGIAIDAIKQIIEIRDGETVADVDNVQIVKKEGKSLNETELVKGIIIDKEVVHPGMPKRVEKAKIALIDAALEVEKTEISAEIRIRRPEAIKAFLDQEASMLKRMVDRVKESGANVLFCQKGIDDMAQHFLAKEGILAVRRVKKSDMEKLAKATGGRIVSNLNDLKPSDLGTCELVEERRIGDDKMVFVEGCKDPKAVSVFIRAGLERMMDEAERSMKDALYVISDVAELPKMVPGGGAIEMELSKALRAYARQVGGREQLAIEAFSEALEVIPKTLAENAGQDVLDTMVKLKAAHEREDGYPYGVDVFKGGIANMLEMGVIEPMVVKVQAIKSATEVASMILRIDDVIAASSEKETTPPGEKKEETEKSEE; from the coding sequence ATGGCGTACATGACGGGTAAACCCATCCTGATCTTGAAGGAGGGGACCTCCAGGAGCAGGGGGAGAGACGCGAGGAAGTCTAACATCCTCGCCTCTAGAATAATAGCGGAGGCCCTAAAGACCACCCTGGGGCCGCGTGGAATGGATAAGATGTTGATAGACAGCCTGGGGGACATAACGATAACAAACGATGGGGCCACCATCCTGGACGAGATAGAGGTGCAGCACCCAGCGGCCAAGATGATGGTCGAGATAGCCAAGGCCCAGGATGACGAGGTGGGGGATGGCACGACAACGGCGGTCGTCCTAGCAGGTGAACTCCTGAGCAAGGCTGAGGAGCTCCTAGAGCAGAACATCCACCCATCCATAATAGTCTCAGGCTACAAGAAGGCATCAGAGAAGGCCTTAGAGACTCTGGAGAAGCTGGCGATGAAGGTTGATCTCGAGGATAGAGATACCCTGATGAAGCTGGCAATGACATCGATGAGGAGTAAGGCGGTCTCCCAGGTGGCATCCCACTTCGCTGGGATAGCGATAGACGCGATAAAGCAGATAATAGAGATTCGAGACGGCGAGACCGTAGCTGACGTCGACAACGTCCAGATAGTTAAGAAGGAGGGGAAGAGCCTGAACGAGACAGAGCTTGTAAAGGGGATAATTATAGACAAGGAGGTGGTCCACCCCGGGATGCCAAAGAGGGTTGAGAAGGCGAAGATCGCCCTCATAGATGCAGCCCTGGAGGTCGAGAAGACGGAGATAAGCGCTGAGATAAGGATCCGCCGGCCTGAGGCTATAAAGGCCTTCCTAGACCAGGAGGCGTCGATGCTGAAGAGGATGGTTGACAGGGTTAAGGAGAGCGGGGCCAACGTCCTATTCTGCCAGAAGGGGATAGACGACATGGCCCAGCACTTCCTGGCAAAGGAGGGCATCCTGGCGGTGAGGAGAGTAAAGAAGTCGGACATGGAGAAGCTTGCTAAGGCCACTGGAGGCAGGATCGTGTCAAACCTCAACGACCTGAAGCCCTCAGACCTAGGGACATGCGAATTGGTCGAGGAGAGGAGGATAGGAGACGACAAGATGGTCTTCGTCGAGGGGTGCAAGGACCCGAAAGCCGTCTCCGTCTTCATAAGGGCAGGCCTAGAGAGGATGATGGATGAAGCGGAGAGATCTATGAAGGACGCCCTATATGTAATATCCGATGTGGCCGAGCTACCGAAGATGGTGCCTGGAGGGGGAGCAATAGAGATGGAACTCTCGAAGGCTCTGAGGGCTTACGCCAGGCAGGTGGGTGGAAGAGAGCAGCTGGCGATAGAGGCCTTCAGCGAAGCGCTAGAGGTAATCCCCAAGACCCTAGCTGAGAACGCGGGCCAAGACGTGCTTGACACCATGGTGAAATTGAAGGCGGCCCATGAGAGAGAGGATGGATACCCGTATGGGGTGGACGTCTTCAAGGGTGGAATAGCGAACATGCTGGAAATGGGAGTGATAGAGCCAATGGTTGTGAAGGTTCAGGCCATCAAATCCGCCACTGAGGTCGCCTCGATGATACTGAGAATAGACGACGTGATAGCCGCCAGCTCGGAGAAAGAGACAACGCCTCCAGGGGAGAAGAAAGAGGAAACTGAGAAAAGCGAGGAATAA
- a CDS encoding NAD(P)/FAD-dependent oxidoreductase has protein sequence MQHHRYDIVVVGAGPAGSTAARAAAERGVEVLLLEEHPRPGLPNHCAEGLSQNGLRDAGVDPTPEIVSQKITGLRVYAPNGRFLELKSPDMVGYTINRDAFDLLLSMKAVEAGAELMTETRALGVIKRGGVVSGVLAERSGMKFDVEAKVVIGADGNASVIRRTAGLGRWYPDVVSCAQFRVGNLDLDNPEVNEFYIGSKYAPGGYAWIFPKSSSTANVGLGVRGGHREPALSYLKRFMSSDPRLKDSKILGLAGGITPVSGVLNRIVGDGVMLVGDAAGQLIPCTGAGVHAGVVAGRIAGEVAAEAVLRGDVTTPTLSIYKTKFDANWGKRIKESRRVLEMLDRFSDEDLNMLAEVITGEDIIALANGLDVMGVLTRIFKRSPIKLMRLMASYIRG, from the coding sequence ATGCAACACCACCGGTACGACATAGTGGTAGTGGGTGCAGGCCCAGCTGGCTCAACAGCCGCGAGGGCGGCTGCTGAGAGAGGAGTAGAGGTCCTACTTTTAGAGGAGCACCCGAGGCCAGGCCTCCCAAACCACTGCGCAGAGGGGTTGAGCCAGAACGGCCTCAGGGACGCGGGAGTTGATCCAACACCGGAGATAGTCAGCCAGAAGATAACAGGTTTGAGGGTATATGCGCCAAACGGGCGCTTCCTCGAACTCAAGAGCCCAGATATGGTGGGGTACACTATAAACCGGGACGCATTTGACCTCTTGCTCTCAATGAAGGCTGTGGAGGCTGGCGCAGAACTCATGACCGAGACGAGGGCCTTAGGGGTCATCAAGAGGGGCGGGGTGGTCTCAGGGGTGCTAGCAGAGAGGAGTGGGATGAAATTTGATGTGGAGGCAAAGGTGGTAATCGGCGCAGATGGAAACGCCTCGGTTATCCGGAGAACAGCGGGTCTTGGGAGATGGTACCCAGATGTGGTCAGCTGCGCCCAGTTCAGGGTTGGAAACTTAGACCTGGATAACCCTGAGGTCAACGAGTTCTACATAGGCTCCAAATATGCCCCTGGAGGCTACGCCTGGATATTCCCAAAATCAAGTAGCACGGCCAACGTAGGCCTTGGGGTTCGAGGAGGCCACAGGGAGCCAGCTCTATCCTACCTGAAGAGGTTTATGAGTTCCGACCCAAGGCTCAAAGATTCGAAGATCCTCGGGTTGGCTGGGGGGATAACGCCCGTCTCTGGGGTTCTGAATAGGATCGTGGGGGATGGTGTTATGCTGGTAGGGGATGCGGCCGGGCAGTTAATACCATGCACCGGGGCAGGAGTACATGCCGGCGTGGTGGCTGGAAGGATAGCAGGAGAGGTTGCCGCGGAGGCTGTGCTCAGAGGCGATGTCACAACCCCCACCTTATCCATCTATAAAACTAAGTTCGATGCCAACTGGGGTAAGAGGATAAAGGAGAGCAGAAGGGTCTTGGAGATGCTGGACAGGTTCAGCGATGAGGATCTTAACATGCTCGCCGAGGTAATAACAGGAGAAGATATAATCGCGCTGGCTAACGGTCTAGATGTAATGGGTGTGTTGACCAGGATCTTTAAGAGATCTCCAATAAAACTTATGAGGCTCATGGCCTCATATATAAGAGGATAG
- a CDS encoding NFYB/HAP3 family transcription factor subunit — protein MEGEIKVAPMHKLIKRAGASRVSEESAIALGEALEEIGVKIAKEAMDYARHAGRKTIKARDIEIAAQKVLGRSS, from the coding sequence ATGGAAGGCGAGATTAAGGTCGCACCCATGCACAAGCTGATAAAAAGGGCTGGCGCCTCCAGGGTGAGCGAGGAGAGCGCCATAGCGTTAGGCGAGGCTCTCGAGGAGATAGGGGTAAAGATAGCCAAGGAGGCAATGGACTACGCGAGGCATGCTGGAAGGAAGACCATCAAGGCTAGGGATATAGAGATAGCCGCTCAGAAGGTCCTTGGGAGATCAAGCTAA
- a CDS encoding 30S ribosomal protein S17e, whose amino-acid sequence MGKVRIELVKRASKELVGRYPERFTANFEENKQFLKEIEFTLSKRLRNRVAGYITRMMKAKIAQLAESTQGESVKMAETEPEA is encoded by the coding sequence TTGGGGAAGGTCAGGATAGAGCTTGTGAAGCGGGCCTCCAAGGAGCTCGTGGGGAGATATCCAGAGAGATTCACAGCGAACTTTGAGGAGAATAAGCAGTTTCTAAAAGAGATAGAGTTCACCTTATCCAAGAGGCTTAGAAATAGAGTAGCTGGTTATATAACAAGAATGATGAAGGCTAAAATCGCTCAGCTCGCTGAGTCAACCCAAGGGGAGTCAGTGAAGATGGCCGAAACAGAGCCAGAAGCTTAA
- a CDS encoding nicotinamide-nucleotide adenylyltransferase produces MSRRGLFIGRFQPFHNGHLYAVKTILKEVDELIIAVGSAQMSHELDNPFTAGERIEMIRRTLNSEEIDPSRYIIIPVPDAPAHRVWVSQVESQTPKFDIVYTNQPLTRRLLSEAGYEVRSIRLYKRDMYEATEIRRRILSGEDWSMLVPREVYDFVKEIDGEGRIRDLAKTDTASRTSGEDL; encoded by the coding sequence ATGTCTAGAAGGGGGTTATTCATAGGTAGGTTCCAGCCCTTCCATAATGGGCATCTCTACGCGGTGAAAACCATCCTCAAGGAGGTCGATGAGTTGATCATAGCCGTGGGAAGCGCACAGATGAGCCATGAGCTGGACAATCCCTTCACAGCGGGTGAGAGGATAGAGATGATAAGGCGAACTCTCAACTCAGAGGAGATAGATCCCTCAAGGTATATCATCATCCCTGTACCAGACGCCCCCGCACATAGGGTTTGGGTCTCCCAAGTTGAGTCCCAGACCCCCAAGTTCGACATAGTCTACACGAACCAGCCCCTGACCAGAAGGCTGCTTTCCGAGGCTGGATATGAGGTGAGGAGCATAAGGCTATACAAGAGGGATATGTATGAGGCCACGGAGATCAGGAGGCGGATCCTCTCAGGGGAGGACTGGAGCATGCTAGTGCCAAGAGAGGTTTACGACTTCGTGAAGGAGATTGATGGAGAGGGGAGGATAAGGGATCTGGCTAAGACCGACACAGCCTCTCGAACATCGGGAGAGGACTTGTAG
- a CDS encoding RNA 3'-terminal phosphate cyclase, whose translation MIEVDGSMMEGGGQLLRMAITYSALKATPVRVMNVRGGRDPPGLRPQHLTTLKAVAEICRARVKGLSIGSREIEFHPGPPRGGSYLFDIGTAGSISLLLQCVAPILTFADSETRLRIIGGTATDMSPPVTTLERVVWEASREMGFDGDLKILREGFYPKGGGIVEAQINPIEELKPIVVEAPRKVERIRGISICGRLPSHIAERQARSAIAILREAGYIGEVEYKALEGLEEPLSPGSYISLWAETVPKTFLGADSLGKRGKPAERVGAEAAETLVDQLRTGAGVDLHTADNLIIWCSLARGESVFKTSRLTLHTETAIELAKLLAGAEFKVEGERGRAAIIRCKGVGLKA comes from the coding sequence TTGATCGAAGTCGACGGCTCGATGATGGAGGGGGGAGGACAGCTCCTTAGAATGGCCATCACCTACAGCGCCCTAAAGGCCACCCCGGTGAGAGTCATGAATGTAAGGGGGGGTAGAGACCCGCCCGGACTTCGACCTCAACATCTAACCACCCTTAAAGCTGTTGCGGAGATATGCCGGGCTAGGGTGAAAGGGCTATCTATAGGCTCAAGGGAGATAGAGTTCCACCCCGGCCCACCAAGAGGTGGAAGCTACCTCTTTGACATAGGAACCGCCGGGAGCATAAGCCTCCTCTTACAGTGCGTAGCTCCCATCTTAACCTTCGCCGACTCAGAAACAAGGCTGAGGATTATCGGGGGCACAGCCACAGATATGTCACCGCCTGTCACAACCCTTGAAAGGGTTGTCTGGGAGGCCTCAAGGGAGATGGGCTTCGACGGGGATCTCAAGATCCTTAGAGAGGGTTTCTACCCCAAAGGGGGAGGCATCGTAGAGGCTCAAATAAACCCGATAGAGGAGTTGAAGCCCATAGTGGTGGAGGCGCCGAGGAAGGTTGAGAGGATTAGGGGAATATCCATCTGCGGAAGGCTGCCAAGCCACATCGCGGAGAGGCAAGCCCGATCAGCAATTGCAATTCTTAGGGAGGCTGGCTATATAGGCGAAGTGGAATATAAAGCCTTAGAAGGCTTAGAAGAGCCCCTATCCCCGGGCAGCTATATATCCCTTTGGGCCGAGACTGTACCGAAGACCTTCCTAGGAGCGGACTCTCTTGGAAAGAGGGGAAAACCAGCGGAGAGGGTTGGAGCTGAGGCTGCGGAGACTTTAGTCGACCAGCTGAGAACTGGTGCAGGCGTAGACCTCCACACAGCCGATAACCTGATTATCTGGTGCTCCCTCGCAAGGGGCGAGTCGGTCTTCAAGACCAGTAGGCTAACCCTCCACACCGAGACCGCCATCGAACTCGCAAAGCTACTAGCGGGCGCAGAGTTTAAGGTCGAGGGTGAACGAGGTAGAGCTGCCATAATAAGATGCAAAGGCGTAGGCCTGAAAGCCTAA
- a CDS encoding tRNA (guanine(10)-N(2))-dimethyltransferase: MGLPFSTSLIREGAALIKTPAVETCPETSLERAIYKAPVFYNPRMKLNRDSAVIVLKAHQRISSKSLRVCEPMCGTGVRGIRLALEVEGLEGAVLGDINPLAVRLAEINADLNNVSDRVRVRLIEANLLLALHASRTQRFDYIDIDPYGSPVPYIESALRACRVGGIIALTATDMAPLCGVNPRACLRRYGGWPLRTEYSKELALRLLISSLVHAAARLEMSINPIFSFSIDHYLRVYALVGRGARGADSSLAEVGYILHCSRCLNRRVVRQSQWGVEDMCEVCGGKMKVGGPLWTGKLADPAFSSVMASISEEEALGEPRLVRLVNLVKGEIELPPFFFNVDLHCSRLGVRSQPTEKILTSLKDAGFRAARTHFDWRGIKSDASTLEFESVLKESAGRG, encoded by the coding sequence ATGGGACTTCCCTTCTCGACATCCCTGATCAGGGAGGGGGCTGCACTGATTAAGACGCCAGCGGTGGAAACTTGTCCCGAGACATCCCTAGAGAGAGCCATCTACAAGGCCCCGGTCTTCTACAATCCAAGGATGAAGTTGAATAGGGATTCCGCCGTCATCGTCCTCAAAGCTCACCAGAGAATATCCTCGAAGAGCCTAAGAGTATGTGAACCTATGTGCGGAACGGGGGTTAGGGGGATAAGATTAGCCCTTGAGGTCGAGGGCTTAGAGGGGGCTGTTCTGGGCGATATAAACCCATTGGCCGTTAGACTTGCTGAGATAAACGCCGATTTAAACAACGTCTCGGATAGAGTTAGGGTCCGCCTAATTGAGGCGAACCTCCTACTCGCTCTTCACGCCTCTCGCACCCAGAGATTCGATTACATCGATATAGACCCCTACGGGTCACCGGTGCCATACATCGAGTCTGCGTTGAGGGCGTGTAGGGTCGGAGGTATCATAGCCCTCACAGCGACTGATATGGCACCTCTATGCGGGGTGAATCCAAGGGCGTGTCTAAGAAGGTATGGTGGGTGGCCTCTCCGTACAGAATACTCGAAGGAGCTGGCCTTGAGGCTACTCATCAGCTCCCTAGTCCATGCAGCAGCTAGGCTTGAGATGTCTATAAATCCCATCTTCAGCTTTTCTATAGATCACTATCTCAGGGTCTACGCCTTAGTTGGGAGAGGGGCGAGGGGGGCCGACTCCTCCCTAGCTGAGGTTGGCTACATCCTCCACTGCAGCCGTTGCCTGAATAGGAGGGTAGTCCGTCAAAGCCAATGGGGAGTGGAGGATATGTGTGAGGTCTGTGGTGGAAAGATGAAGGTTGGAGGGCCCCTCTGGACAGGTAAGCTGGCGGACCCCGCCTTCTCCAGCGTAATGGCCTCTATATCCGAGGAGGAGGCCCTCGGGGAGCCGAGGCTAGTGAGGCTCGTAAACCTTGTTAAGGGAGAGATCGAGCTCCCTCCATTTTTCTTCAACGTTGACTTACACTGCTCGAGGCTTGGAGTGAGGTCCCAGCCCACAGAGAAGATCCTCACATCCCTTAAGGATGCGGGATTTAGGGCCGCCAGGACGCATTTCGATTGGAGAGGGATTAAATCCGATGCCTCAACATTAGAGTTCGAGAGTGTCCTTAAGGAGTCTGCGGGGAGGGGTTAA
- a CDS encoding RlmE family RNA methyltransferase, translating to MPSSRRWLTERLNEPYHRMAKEKGYRSRAAFKLIQLDERFGFLGSAKRILDLGSAPGGWLQVASERVGGDGLIVGVDQRPIPPLMLDNVKTIVGDIRDDEIIKLLCSIFREGIDVLLSDLSPDVSGVWEVDQSRQIELAKAALRVARRLLRADGWAVIKVFQGADFEAFIKEMKNSFTYVRVVKPQASRKRSAEAYIVARGLRSRDAYS from the coding sequence TTGCCAAGTTCCCGGAGATGGCTCACGGAGCGACTGAACGAGCCATACCATAGGATGGCGAAGGAGAAAGGGTATAGGTCGAGAGCTGCCTTCAAGCTGATCCAGCTCGATGAGAGGTTCGGCTTTCTAGGGAGTGCTAAGCGCATATTGGACCTTGGCTCTGCACCTGGAGGATGGCTTCAAGTAGCCTCGGAGAGGGTTGGGGGAGATGGGTTGATAGTAGGGGTGGATCAGAGGCCTATACCCCCACTTATGCTTGATAACGTGAAGACGATAGTCGGAGACATAAGGGATGATGAGATAATTAAGCTGTTGTGCAGCATATTCAGAGAGGGTATCGATGTCCTCCTCTCAGATCTATCTCCTGATGTCTCAGGTGTCTGGGAGGTTGACCAATCCAGACAGATCGAGCTAGCGAAGGCCGCTCTTAGAGTCGCTAGGAGGCTTCTTAGAGCCGACGGATGGGCCGTCATCAAGGTTTTCCAGGGAGCAGATTTCGAGGCCTTCATTAAGGAGATGAAGAACTCATTCACCTATGTCAGGGTTGTGAAGCCCCAGGCCTCTAGGAAGAGGAGCGCAGAGGCATACATAGTGGCTAGGGGGCTGAGATCCAGAGACGCCTACAGCTAG
- a CDS encoding AroM family protein, with the protein MKKIGLVTLGQSPRTDILPDMMMILGQEFEVLEAGALDDYTSQDVEGLPIREEDEILVTRMRDGREVKVTKSFIVPLIQKRISELEEDVEIILLLCTGRFPEFKSKALIVTPSEIVRGAVNAAIRRGRLGVVYPAKEQTAHAHREWGREGLEVYADAASPYGSEDEISALAERLAGKNLDLIVLNCMGFGYRAKLLIRERTGRPVIQANALVARVLKEIAS; encoded by the coding sequence ATGAAGAAGATAGGCTTGGTAACACTCGGGCAGTCGCCTAGGACCGATATACTACCCGATATGATGATGATCCTAGGCCAAGAGTTCGAGGTTCTTGAGGCAGGGGCCCTAGACGACTACACATCTCAAGATGTGGAGGGGCTCCCTATTAGAGAAGAAGACGAGATCCTCGTTACTAGGATGAGAGACGGGAGAGAGGTAAAGGTGACGAAAAGTTTCATCGTCCCATTGATCCAGAAGAGGATCTCGGAGCTCGAGGAAGATGTGGAGATCATACTGCTCCTATGCACTGGAAGGTTCCCGGAGTTCAAGTCAAAGGCCTTAATCGTCACACCGTCAGAGATCGTGAGGGGGGCCGTCAACGCGGCCATAAGGAGGGGTAGGCTGGGTGTGGTCTATCCCGCTAAGGAGCAGACAGCCCACGCCCATAGGGAGTGGGGCCGGGAGGGGCTTGAGGTTTACGCGGATGCAGCATCCCCCTACGGCTCGGAGGATGAGATATCCGCACTCGCCGAGAGGCTCGCAGGGAAGAACCTAGACCTTATCGTCCTGAACTGTATGGGCTTCGGGTACAGGGCTAAGCTGCTGATTAGGGAGAGGACCGGGAGGCCCGTTATCCAGGCTAACGCCCTCGTGGCAAGGGTTCTGAAGGAGATCGCCTCCTAG
- a CDS encoding DEAD/DEAH box helicase produces MLEERGFNQPTEPQRRIIPLILEGRNVLLISPTATGKTEAALLPVFHMFLMRGARPPGIVIIYITPLRALNRDILERFTWWCNRLDISLAVRHGDTTNRERDSQRRSPPEMLITTPETLQAVLMGRTMRRYLRHVRWVIIDEIHELADNKRGCQLSIALERLRQIAQDGFQLIGLSATIGSPEEVGRFLVGVGREVEVVQVSMAREMSLDIICPEPEPDDYELASKLYTYPEVATRLRVMKELIERHKTTLIFTNTRATSEVLASRFNIWDLDFPLSIHHGSLAKTSRIAAEKGLKSGELRTVVCTSSLELGIDIGSIDLVIQYNSPRQVTRLLQRVGRSGHRVGGGARGIIIALDSDDILESMVICRRALNEELEPVKIPYKPYDVLINQIVSELMSRGRLYYLQIKSLFRDAYPYRDLDEDDIRFVARYMHDRFPRLAWLSEEDELLIKPRGERKTLYNYFFNNLSMIPDEKDYLVIDVEEENPVGILHEAFVAEYARPGVKFIIRGRPWKILNIHSDKIYVKAEDDPTGAIPSWVGEEIPVPLEVALEVGSIKARVEEELRRGVKPEEIAAKLSEAYPARFETILKGIEPVVEQVRRGLRVPTDKLILVEDWRENIIIHSNLGTLVNRTLSVLLGHVLSEETGYPVGLQHDPYRVVIQAAEGIDGGYISRLLRELAGRDLEEILRRAVTRSGLFKRRLINVGRKSGALSKSVNFSNVTLGRLAKSFEGTCIFEEALRETLEKDLDPGATIRILEAVSSGEMMVERLETGGELSPLAMVAIESIKMKTDVVPPEKMDRVIYESVRARLLNEVRVLGCLRCREYVESRRIKDLPEVIKCPSCGSTEVGVFDRSVEEVRMALAQADHRISKEFTWWWNRGRDSARLISIYGRRGAIVASAKRVDFTEAWDILEETEDESEEFFKAIMEAERNALKNRFL; encoded by the coding sequence TTGCTTGAGGAGAGGGGCTTCAATCAACCAACAGAGCCCCAGAGGAGGATCATACCGCTCATCCTTGAAGGGAGGAATGTCCTCCTCATCTCGCCAACTGCCACGGGGAAGACGGAGGCCGCCCTCCTACCAGTATTCCACATGTTCCTGATGAGGGGGGCTCGTCCACCGGGTATCGTCATCATCTACATTACCCCCTTGAGGGCTCTGAATAGGGATATCCTAGAGAGGTTCACGTGGTGGTGTAACCGGCTGGACATAAGCCTAGCTGTCAGGCACGGGGACACCACGAACAGGGAAAGGGACAGCCAGAGGAGGTCTCCCCCAGAGATGCTGATAACCACACCTGAAACCCTACAGGCCGTATTGATGGGCAGGACGATGAGACGATACCTGAGGCATGTGAGATGGGTTATAATAGACGAGATCCACGAGCTTGCAGATAACAAGAGGGGATGCCAGCTCAGCATAGCGCTGGAGAGGCTCAGGCAGATCGCGCAGGATGGGTTTCAGCTTATAGGGCTAAGCGCCACGATCGGCAGTCCTGAGGAGGTTGGAAGATTCTTGGTTGGGGTTGGCAGGGAGGTGGAGGTTGTCCAGGTATCAATGGCTAGAGAGATGAGCCTCGACATAATCTGCCCTGAACCTGAGCCAGATGACTACGAGCTGGCATCTAAGCTCTACACATACCCTGAGGTGGCCACAAGGCTCAGGGTGATGAAGGAGCTCATCGAGAGGCATAAGACTACGCTGATATTCACAAATACCAGGGCCACCTCCGAGGTCCTCGCGAGCAGATTCAACATATGGGATCTGGACTTCCCCCTAAGTATCCATCACGGATCCCTGGCGAAGACGAGCAGGATTGCAGCGGAGAAGGGCTTGAAATCGGGTGAACTAAGAACGGTCGTGTGCACAAGCTCCCTCGAGTTGGGTATAGACATTGGAAGCATAGACCTGGTGATCCAGTACAACTCTCCCAGGCAGGTGACAAGGCTGCTCCAGAGGGTAGGGCGAAGCGGACACAGGGTCGGAGGGGGGGCTAGAGGGATCATCATAGCCCTAGACAGCGACGACATACTGGAGTCCATGGTCATCTGCAGGAGGGCCCTAAACGAGGAGCTTGAACCGGTGAAGATACCTTACAAACCATACGATGTCCTCATAAACCAGATCGTCTCTGAGCTTATGTCGAGGGGGCGACTATACTATCTCCAGATAAAGAGCCTCTTCAGGGACGCTTATCCATATAGGGATCTGGATGAGGATGACATAAGATTCGTCGCGAGGTATATGCATGACAGGTTTCCGAGACTAGCATGGCTCTCAGAAGAGGATGAACTCCTAATAAAGCCGAGGGGCGAGAGAAAAACCCTCTACAACTACTTCTTTAACAACCTCTCCATGATCCCCGACGAGAAGGATTACCTTGTGATAGATGTGGAGGAGGAGAACCCCGTCGGGATACTCCATGAGGCGTTCGTTGCTGAGTATGCAAGGCCTGGGGTCAAGTTCATAATAAGGGGTAGACCCTGGAAGATATTGAACATCCACAGCGACAAGATCTATGTGAAGGCTGAGGATGATCCCACGGGGGCCATACCGAGCTGGGTGGGGGAGGAGATCCCGGTCCCACTCGAGGTGGCCTTGGAGGTTGGATCCATAAAGGCGAGGGTGGAGGAGGAGCTGAGAAGAGGAGTTAAGCCTGAGGAGATCGCCGCGAAGCTCTCCGAGGCCTATCCTGCGAGATTTGAGACCATACTTAAAGGAATAGAACCCGTAGTCGAGCAGGTTAGAAGAGGACTAAGGGTGCCGACTGACAAGTTGATTCTCGTTGAGGATTGGAGGGAGAATATCATAATCCATTCGAACCTTGGAACCCTGGTCAACAGAACCCTCTCGGTGCTCCTAGGCCATGTCCTCTCGGAGGAGACAGGATACCCTGTGGGGCTCCAACATGACCCTTACAGGGTTGTCATCCAAGCGGCTGAAGGGATCGATGGAGGCTACATCTCCAGGCTATTGAGAGAGCTAGCTGGAAGGGATCTCGAAGAGATCCTCAGGAGGGCCGTAACGAGATCCGGCCTATTCAAAAGGCGATTGATAAACGTGGGAAGGAAATCTGGAGCCCTCAGCAAAAGCGTTAACTTCAGCAATGTGACGTTAGGTAGACTGGCCAAGAGCTTCGAGGGCACTTGCATCTTCGAAGAGGCTCTTAGGGAGACTCTCGAGAAAGATCTAGACCCAGGGGCCACTATCAGAATCCTCGAAGCGGTCTCCTCTGGAGAGATGATGGTGGAGAGACTTGAGACGGGGGGAGAGCTGAGCCCCCTTGCCATGGTCGCCATAGAGAGCATCAAGATGAAGACCGATGTCGTCCCACCAGAGAAGATGGATCGGGTCATCTACGAATCGGTGAGAGCCCGCCTCCTGAACGAGGTTAGGGTCTTGGGATGCCTAAGGTGCCGGGAATACGTGGAGAGTAGGAGGATTAAGGATCTCCCAGAGGTAATAAAGTGTCCAAGCTGTGGCTCGACCGAGGTTGGGGTCTTCGACAGGAGCGTTGAGGAGGTCAGGATGGCATTGGCTCAGGCCGACCATAGAATCTCCAAGGAGTTTACATGGTGGTGGAACCGGGGAAGGGACTCCGCCAGGCTTATCTCCATATATGGGAGGAGGGGAGCCATAGTAGCCTCAGCTAAACGTGTCGACTTCACAGAGGCTTGGGATATACTTGAGGAGACGGAGGACGAGTCGGAGGAGTTCTTCAAGGCGATCATGGAGGCGGAGAGGAATGCCCTGAAAAATCGGTTCCTATAA